Proteins from a genomic interval of Polaribacter sejongensis:
- a CDS encoding ATP-dependent Clp protease adaptor ClpS, whose amino-acid sequence MSTKEKIQEEVDVLEQEVFQHEIVLHNDDVNTFDHVIESLVTVCEHSFEQAEQCATLVHYKGKCTVKSGELKDLEPRCSKLLQLGLSAELV is encoded by the coding sequence ATGAGTACAAAAGAAAAAATACAAGAAGAGGTAGATGTCTTAGAACAAGAGGTTTTTCAGCATGAGATAGTATTGCATAATGATGATGTAAATACTTTTGATCATGTTATAGAATCTTTAGTTACTGTTTGTGAACATTCATTTGAGCAAGCAGAGCAGTGTGCTACTTTAGTGCATTATAAAGGAAAATGTACCGTTAAATCTGGAGAACTTAAAGATTTAGAACCAAGATGCTCTAAATTATTACAATTAGGTTTATCGGCAGAATTAGTATAA
- a CDS encoding RNA polymerase sigma factor — MNLYLDDLTLATNIKVGDEKAFKTLFDRYYKKLVDYALSYTSNLHEAEDIVQQTFITLWTHRKNINTTKPIKSYLYRITHNSYIDTYRKKKHKESFFDEIKERALRDRINDDDEIIEQRILKLKIIIESLPEKSKEILKLNKFDGLKYKEIADLLGISIKTVEAHMYTAFKKIRKAFKGDDFFLFLLFKIMR, encoded by the coding sequence TTGAATTTATATTTAGACGATCTTACACTGGCTACTAATATTAAGGTAGGTGATGAAAAAGCATTTAAAACATTATTTGATCGTTATTATAAAAAACTTGTTGACTATGCATTGTCCTACACAAGTAATCTGCATGAGGCAGAAGACATTGTGCAACAAACTTTTATAACTCTTTGGACTCATAGAAAAAACATTAACACAACAAAACCTATTAAAAGTTATTTATACAGAATTACCCATAACAGCTATATAGACACTTATAGAAAAAAGAAACATAAAGAAAGTTTTTTTGATGAAATTAAAGAACGTGCTTTAAGAGATAGAATTAATGATGATGATGAAATAATAGAGCAACGCATTTTAAAATTAAAAATCATAATTGAATCTTTACCAGAAAAGAGCAAAGAAATATTAAAACTTAATAAATTTGATGGACTTAAATACAAAGAGATAGCAGATCTATTAGGCATTTCAATAAAAACAGTAGAAGCACATATGTACACGGCTTTTAAGAAAATACGTAAAGCATTTAAGGGTGATGATTTCTTCTTATTTCTTCTATTTAAAATTATGCGTTAA
- a CDS encoding FecR family protein, whose product MKKIIIKYIANTITDQELETLRLWLKKENNQETFDEYIKASYDIDTVMNKPDLDTAYKKIRHSIDTEKKSKFRILPVWSRYAAAAVIVFMFSYVYVFYNKEQPVEVLNSFVTVVESGVDKATLTLDDGSNIILEAGTVYNNKTVASNGEEIIYKKEQETIINLEDKVEANKTESKIAYNYLTTPRGGEFQITLADGTQVWLNSETKLKYPTVFKKGESRQIELVYGEAYFDVSSSKNHHGATFKVISNLQEVEVFGTEFNIKAYKDEASVYTTLAEGKVAVSNFAFKENLKVGQQSVIDKSTGKINVKTVNIYNETAWRLGAFSFKNKTLKEIMKVLSRWYDIDIVFENKELETIKFNGVLNKKMTLEETLNSIKRSSNLNYLVNDTKIILK is encoded by the coding sequence TTGAAGAAAATAATAATAAAATACATCGCCAATACAATTACAGACCAAGAGTTAGAAACTCTTAGGTTGTGGCTGAAAAAGGAAAATAATCAAGAAACATTTGATGAATACATAAAAGCTTCTTATGATATAGATACTGTAATGAATAAACCAGATTTAGATACTGCTTATAAAAAAATAAGGCATTCTATTGATACTGAAAAGAAATCGAAATTTAGAATTCTCCCCGTTTGGTCTCGATATGCAGCAGCGGCAGTTATTGTATTTATGTTTTCATATGTATATGTTTTTTATAATAAAGAGCAACCTGTAGAGGTTTTAAACTCTTTTGTAACTGTTGTAGAGTCTGGTGTAGATAAAGCAACTTTAACATTAGATGATGGATCTAATATTATTTTAGAAGCAGGTACAGTTTATAATAATAAGACGGTAGCAAGTAATGGAGAAGAGATTATTTATAAAAAAGAGCAAGAAACAATAATTAATCTTGAAGATAAAGTGGAAGCAAATAAGACAGAGTCTAAAATAGCTTATAATTATTTAACGACTCCAAGAGGAGGAGAGTTTCAAATTACGTTGGCAGATGGAACGCAAGTTTGGTTAAATTCTGAAACCAAATTAAAATATCCAACAGTATTTAAAAAAGGAGAATCTAGGCAAATAGAATTGGTGTATGGTGAAGCTTATTTTGATGTTTCATCAAGTAAAAACCACCACGGAGCAACTTTTAAAGTTATTTCTAATTTACAAGAAGTAGAAGTGTTTGGAACAGAATTTAATATAAAGGCTTATAAAGATGAAGCAAGTGTATATACCACATTAGCTGAAGGTAAAGTAGCAGTTAGTAATTTTGCTTTTAAAGAGAATTTAAAAGTAGGGCAACAATCTGTTATTGATAAATCAACAGGGAAAATTAATGTAAAAACAGTGAATATTTATAATGAAACAGCATGGAGGTTAGGCGCCTTTTCTTTTAAAAATAAAACTTTAAAAGAAATCATGAAAGTCTTATCTAGGTGGTATGATATTGATATTGTTTTTGAAAATAAGGAATTAGAAACCATTAAGTTTAATGGTGTTTTAAATAAAAAAATGACTCTTGAAGAAACTTTAAATTCTATTAAAAGGAGTTCTAATTTAAATTATCTCGTAAACGATACCAAAATAATATTAAAATAA
- a CDS encoding TonB-dependent receptor has product MRTAFLLFCSTVFSFTPIDVVSQNAEIKIIQDKTVTVDQIFDIIQAQTDYTFIYRSDMFKDVSPMHLKEGIIKAKTLLIKALPKRFYNIELLKNNTIVIGKRDFSKKIEVRGKIVDINNQPLSDVNVIVRDLNLGTFTNKNGTFLMTLPHQNFKLNVSLLGYKTEEVDLSSESDLSTIRITLKEDLLGLDEIVVTAKKTVSREGTSTYKIGSQAMKQVQAMNLGDVLSLIPGNKMEQTNLTATKQANLRSAVSSDVNSFGTAIILDGAAISTDANMQTKNSSTLDGGKSVVGGGVDLRSITLANVESVEIITGIASPKYGNLSSGGILVKSKVGKSPYIVSANVSSTNYQGSVAKGYELNKLGVLNTDLSYAYSSGAPTERKLFYQSFNLGLRWKLPVFKDVKWNHFTSLRIGHSDDGNNHEPEEVFKNEADVKSTSYQATLSGDFHSSLLGKISYNFSGSVVNQHSFYDTYVINGPFPIIESIESGTYATTYSPNAFNQTRDIKGKPINLNGRIEASQNASFKSLDFNFETGLQYSFDDNTGSGRVATGNIVHTQDIAGSRSATFEKIPASKTFSAYHQTIIKRSGEASNQQLNLGLRYDNMLERYNLLSPRMSFSSKHNNFTARGAWGVSYKAPAMVQLYPGRSYIDYINFQYYAENPDERLAIVTTYVYQPTNEHLKPNYSDLKEVGFDWSPSFMNFNFTYFKKDMRRGITTTDELLLLPKAVYEVVDAPIGVQPTVAPTGEVNNIPRTVSVMNNNYYVATNGVEATISPKKIKATNTQFNFRYSYLESVVTNTGFDIDKSSYVVGDNSVRYGVYENSLTKAIRSFGTLTLIQHIPSLRFVLTLSAELNFKESSQFIGASLYPFAYYDIDGTYIEIPEENRMNPEFDDLKRDENSFTTTATPFYSNFNLQIRKETKQGHSFSFYANNAPWNNPTYEFLGSRRTLNNKISVGFNLTLLIK; this is encoded by the coding sequence ATGAGGACAGCATTTTTATTATTTTGTTCTACAGTATTTAGTTTTACTCCAATTGATGTCGTCTCCCAAAATGCGGAAATTAAAATAATTCAGGACAAAACCGTAACTGTAGATCAAATATTTGACATTATTCAAGCACAAACAGATTACACTTTTATTTATCGTTCAGATATGTTTAAAGATGTTTCTCCAATGCATTTAAAAGAAGGTATAATAAAAGCAAAAACCTTATTGATAAAAGCATTACCTAAAAGATTTTATAACATAGAATTGCTCAAAAACAATACCATTGTTATCGGGAAAAGAGATTTTTCTAAAAAAATAGAGGTTAGAGGTAAAATTGTAGATATTAATAACCAACCTCTTTCTGATGTTAATGTAATTGTTAGAGACTTAAATTTAGGAACTTTTACAAATAAAAACGGTACGTTTTTGATGACTTTACCTCATCAAAATTTTAAATTAAATGTAAGCCTTTTAGGGTATAAAACAGAAGAGGTTGATTTGTCCTCAGAATCAGATTTGTCTACTATTAGAATTACGCTTAAAGAAGATTTATTAGGTTTAGATGAAATTGTTGTTACTGCAAAAAAAACGGTAAGTAGAGAAGGTACGTCTACTTATAAAATAGGTAGTCAGGCAATGAAACAAGTTCAGGCAATGAACTTAGGCGATGTGTTAAGTTTAATTCCTGGTAATAAAATGGAGCAAACAAACTTAACGGCTACTAAACAAGCTAATTTACGAAGTGCAGTAAGTTCTGATGTAAATTCTTTTGGTACCGCTATTATTTTAGATGGTGCAGCAATTAGTACAGATGCAAATATGCAAACCAAAAACTCATCTACTTTAGATGGAGGGAAATCTGTAGTTGGTGGCGGTGTAGATTTAAGAAGTATAACCTTAGCAAATGTAGAATCTGTAGAGATTATAACAGGTATTGCATCTCCAAAATATGGTAATTTATCTTCTGGTGGAATTCTAGTAAAAAGTAAAGTAGGTAAATCTCCTTATATTGTTTCTGCCAATGTCTCATCTACAAATTATCAGGGATCTGTTGCAAAAGGATATGAATTAAATAAATTAGGCGTTTTAAATACAGATTTATCTTACGCGTATTCTTCTGGAGCACCAACAGAACGTAAATTATTTTATCAAAGTTTTAATTTAGGGTTACGTTGGAAATTACCAGTATTTAAAGATGTTAAATGGAATCATTTTACCTCTCTACGAATAGGGCATTCCGATGATGGAAACAACCATGAACCAGAAGAGGTTTTTAAAAATGAAGCGGATGTAAAAAGTACTTCTTATCAGGCAACGCTTTCAGGTGATTTTCATTCATCCCTTTTAGGGAAAATAAGTTATAATTTTAGTGGTAGTGTTGTTAATCAACATTCTTTTTATGATACTTATGTAATTAACGGACCTTTCCCAATTATAGAATCTATAGAAAGCGGAACTTATGCTACTACATATTCTCCGAATGCATTTAATCAAACTAGAGATATTAAAGGAAAGCCCATTAATTTAAATGGAAGAATTGAGGCTTCTCAAAATGCAAGTTTTAAGAGTTTAGACTTTAATTTTGAAACGGGTTTGCAGTATTCTTTTGATGATAATACAGGTAGTGGTAGAGTTGCAACTGGTAATATTGTTCATACACAAGATATTGCTGGGAGTAGATCTGCAACTTTTGAGAAAATTCCGGCTTCTAAAACTTTTTCGGCATATCATCAAACAATTATAAAACGATCTGGAGAGGCGTCTAATCAACAATTAAATTTAGGGCTTAGATATGATAACATGTTAGAACGTTATAACTTGCTATCTCCTCGTATGTCTTTTTCATCAAAACATAATAATTTTACGGCAAGAGGAGCTTGGGGAGTTTCGTATAAAGCTCCAGCAATGGTACAATTATATCCAGGAAGATCTTATATAGATTATATCAATTTTCAATATTATGCAGAGAATCCAGACGAGCGTTTAGCAATTGTAACAACCTATGTTTATCAGCCTACAAACGAGCATTTAAAACCTAATTATTCCGATTTAAAGGAAGTTGGTTTTGATTGGTCTCCTTCTTTTATGAATTTTAATTTCACCTATTTTAAAAAAGACATGCGTAGAGGTATTACAACAACAGACGAGTTGTTATTATTGCCGAAAGCTGTTTATGAAGTAGTAGATGCGCCGATAGGTGTGCAGCCAACGGTAGCGCCAACAGGAGAGGTAAACAATATACCAAGAACAGTAAGTGTAATGAACAACAATTATTACGTTGCTACCAATGGAGTAGAAGCCACAATAAGTCCAAAGAAAATAAAGGCAACCAATACGCAGTTTAATTTTAGGTATAGTTATTTAGAAAGTGTGGTAACAAATACAGGTTTTGATATTGATAAGTCTAGTTATGTTGTTGGCGACAATTCAGTAAGATATGGTGTTTATGAAAATAGTTTAACAAAGGCAATTAGAAGTTTTGGTACTTTAACTTTAATTCAACATATACCTTCTTTGCGTTTTGTGTTAACACTTTCGGCGGAATTAAACTTTAAGGAAAGTAGCCAGTTTATTGGTGCAAGTTTATATCCGTTTGCATATTATGATATAGATGGTACTTATATAGAAATTCCGGAAGAAAATAGAATGAACCCAGAATTTGATGATTTAAAAAGAGATGAAAACTCTTTTACCACCACAGCAACTCCATTTTACAGTAATTTTAATTTACAAATACGTAAAGAAACTAAACAAGGGCATTCTTTTAGTTTTTACGCTAATAACGCACCATGGAACAACCCAACTTATGAGTTTTTAGGAAGTAGAAGAACATTGAATAATAAAATATCAGTAGGTTTTAATTTAACCTTATTAATTAAATAA
- a CDS encoding DUF4876 domain-containing protein, with the protein MKKTILKQVGLTKLIALFLLISVIVSCESDEDIPNLGNLEVQVTLASGLNDISLEDIDVTITQTIDNSTLTMNTDVNGLATFSDISAGTYTVVIAHSTDEYTLSGTANNIVITKQETVATTVEVNAVNQDGGLVIKEVYTAGSGYITLFKDSFIEIFNNSAETLYADGMYIANLFGGSGSTGSIAIYSVLTDESYVYTDVMSQIPGAGTDYPVAAGKSIVIALNAVNYKEGSTAPDAQLDNTDATLEHYSVDWLEAQGRAGNPYFELDNPAVPNMTNTYMFEGTNFFRLSTPGSIVLVSSEATFDASGIVDYTAPGATTTSKLMKISIENVVDGVDILDNSGAADYKRMPTVIDGGFTYLTADGAISYTGLSNRRKIDEVATARFGRTILLDTNNSTVDFEAIAFPDKYGYNN; encoded by the coding sequence ATGAAAAAAACAATTTTAAAACAAGTAGGTTTAACAAAGTTAATCGCATTATTTCTCTTAATATCAGTAATAGTTAGCTGTGAAAGTGATGAGGATATTCCTAATTTAGGAAACTTAGAAGTTCAAGTAACATTAGCAAGTGGTCTTAATGATATTTCATTAGAAGATATAGATGTAACAATTACACAGACCATAGATAATTCTACTTTAACTATGAATACAGATGTAAACGGTTTGGCAACTTTTTCTGATATTTCTGCGGGTACTTATACCGTAGTAATAGCACATTCTACAGATGAATATACTTTAAGTGGTACTGCAAATAATATTGTAATTACAAAACAAGAAACTGTAGCAACAACAGTAGAGGTAAATGCGGTGAACCAAGACGGAGGTTTAGTAATTAAAGAAGTATATACAGCTGGTTCTGGTTATATTACTTTATTTAAAGATTCATTTATTGAAATTTTCAATAATTCAGCAGAAACTTTATATGCAGATGGTATGTACATCGCTAATCTTTTTGGCGGATCTGGTTCTACCGGTAGTATTGCAATTTATTCTGTATTAACAGATGAAAGTTATGTGTATACAGATGTAATGAGCCAAATACCAGGAGCAGGAACAGATTACCCTGTAGCAGCTGGTAAAAGTATTGTAATAGCTTTAAACGCTGTTAATTATAAAGAAGGAAGTACTGCGCCAGATGCACAGTTAGATAATACAGATGCAACATTAGAGCATTATTCTGTAGATTGGTTAGAAGCACAAGGTCGTGCAGGAAATCCTTATTTTGAGTTAGATAATCCTGCTGTACCAAACATGACTAACACATATATGTTTGAAGGTACTAACTTTTTTAGATTATCTACACCAGGAAGTATTGTTTTAGTAAGTAGTGAAGCAACTTTTGATGCTTCAGGAATTGTAGATTATACAGCACCAGGAGCTACAACTACTTCTAAATTAATGAAAATTTCTATTGAAAACGTAGTTGATGGAGTAGATATTTTAGATAATTCTGGAGCAGCAGATTATAAACGTATGCCTACTGTAATAGATGGTGGTTTTACTTATTTAACTGCTGATGGAGCAATTTCATATACAGGTTTAAGTAATAGAAGAAAAATTGATGAAGTAGCTACTGCTCGTTTTGGTAGAACTATTTTATTAGATACAAATAATTCAACGGTAGATTTTGAAGCAATTGCTTTCCCTGACAAATATGGTTACAACAACTAA
- a CDS encoding DUF6850 family outer membrane beta-barrel protein: MVTTTNKIDHLAIKRMFLTFSLLLSVFSSFSQTAITIDSLSVIERDFQFEQFKNRYFQIPSLINQSNLKKFSYGEGKYLYGEGKLRHPQEFKKQNGLYLKTASLAALENTNWTFYGSLEYLNTRIEDVENNLTYGISEYNSPYYFFQKTTGIWNHQNYNFEISAAHKVNSKLSLGGYLNYDTNFYFRKTDTRNELTALKINGKISASYQFNEKHLLSLALSTEFFKTDSELGNKFPENNTELTANYYLNTGLGSYIKNIDNGFQTKRILPQLQLHWLLKQNNWDLSVESATKYGTERWIDKNIVRVEENDELTKYSFLNQQFNVVYNQYKKNSLLSINLNAEYLKGKGKVWQEVGTYYAKNFNATNYNFKTEANILFYKKFLNKVSLGVNYSNVEQLDLNYAYQFDYQFLEPKVAFGLHKDVSTKTSFFTNISGLYHHVLDMQHNPYAANNIYVDWIGNSVADYTGTSSFNFNTKLGFNIKLKNENTLECSLTGDYWKATSLSNETINYVSKSDDYLSLVVGLKLYF, encoded by the coding sequence ATGGTTACAACAACTAATAAAATAGACCATTTAGCAATAAAGAGAATGTTTTTAACATTCTCTTTATTATTAAGTGTGTTCAGTAGTTTTTCTCAAACAGCAATAACTATAGATAGTTTGTCTGTTATTGAGAGAGATTTTCAATTTGAACAATTTAAAAATAGGTACTTTCAAATACCGTCATTAATCAATCAATCTAACCTTAAAAAGTTTTCTTATGGAGAAGGTAAGTATTTGTATGGTGAAGGGAAATTAAGGCATCCGCAGGAGTTTAAAAAACAAAACGGATTGTATTTAAAAACGGCCTCTTTAGCAGCTTTAGAAAATACCAATTGGACTTTTTATGGTAGTTTAGAATATTTAAATACTAGAATTGAAGATGTAGAAAATAATTTAACATACGGAATTTCAGAGTATAATTCTCCATACTACTTTTTTCAGAAAACAACAGGTATATGGAATCATCAGAATTATAATTTTGAAATAAGTGCGGCTCATAAAGTAAATTCTAAACTGAGTTTAGGTGGTTATTTAAATTATGACACCAATTTTTATTTTAGAAAAACAGACACTAGAAATGAGCTAACGGCTTTAAAAATTAATGGAAAGATTTCAGCAAGTTATCAGTTTAACGAAAAACATTTATTGAGTTTGGCCTTAAGCACAGAGTTTTTTAAAACAGATTCTGAACTAGGAAATAAGTTTCCAGAAAATAATACAGAGCTTACTGCAAATTATTATTTAAACACCGGTTTAGGCTCGTATATAAAAAATATTGATAATGGATTTCAAACAAAAAGAATATTGCCTCAGTTGCAATTACATTGGCTTTTAAAACAAAATAATTGGGATTTATCTGTAGAAAGTGCTACAAAGTACGGTACAGAAAGATGGATTGATAAAAACATTGTTAGAGTAGAAGAAAATGATGAGTTAACGAAGTATAGTTTTTTAAATCAACAGTTTAATGTTGTTTATAATCAATATAAAAAAAATAGTTTATTATCTATTAATCTAAATGCCGAATATTTAAAAGGGAAAGGTAAAGTTTGGCAAGAGGTAGGTACTTATTATGCTAAAAATTTTAATGCTACCAACTATAATTTTAAAACAGAGGCTAACATTTTATTCTATAAAAAGTTCTTGAATAAAGTGAGCTTAGGAGTGAATTATTCTAATGTAGAGCAGTTAGATTTAAACTATGCATATCAATTCGATTATCAGTTTTTAGAACCTAAAGTAGCTTTTGGCTTACATAAAGATGTTTCTACTAAAACATCATTTTTTACAAATATTTCTGGTTTGTACCATCATGTTTTAGATATGCAACACAACCCTTATGCAGCCAACAATATTTATGTAGATTGGATTGGTAATAGTGTTGCAGATTATACCGGAACCAGTTCTTTTAATTTTAATACCAAATTAGGTTTTAATATAAAACTTAAAAACGAAAATACCTTAGAATGTTCTCTTACTGGTGATTATTGGAAAGCGACAAGCTTATCTAACGAAACAATTAATTACGTTTCAAAAAGCGATGATTATCTAAGTTTAGTGGTTGGGCTTAAATTGTATTTTTAA
- a CDS encoding M16 family metallopeptidase, protein MKSLFKVFILFIPLVICGQKMDNVHFEEYDLANGLHVILHKDVNEPNVIVGTKYHVGSKNEEIGKTGYAHFYEHLLFHGTKNIPQGKFESIILDAGGYCNAYTNYDVTYYYQLLPAHEFKLGLWAESERMLHPVITSEGINREREIVKEEKRMRYDSKPLGNSYFEMMSKLFSDETYGHNMIGSMEDLNAASKEDFDAFLKTYYTPNNACLVVSGNIDIKETKKWIKLYFKDIPKGKKIKRPIKFDRISGLEKHTERTVKGLKGESILVGYPLMSQSDADAPAMQIINAILSGSSNYSYFENHLNLKKDTIIKRIKSSVDFWEKEGTLRITANVESKNSEPYLLEKLEEQIMLLKNEHVDAVVLQQVKKQFESAHVDYFYHAETFADKVTNYYHLYNKTSDIRNLIDDFNKVTADDIQRVAKKYLDKKNRVVIVYHPE, encoded by the coding sequence ATGAAGTCATTATTTAAAGTGTTCATCTTGTTTATTCCGCTGGTTATTTGTGGACAAAAGATGGACAATGTTCATTTTGAGGAATATGATTTAGCAAACGGATTGCATGTTATTCTTCATAAAGATGTAAACGAACCCAATGTAATTGTTGGTACTAAATACCATGTAGGTTCTAAAAATGAAGAGATAGGGAAAACAGGATATGCACATTTTTACGAGCATCTTTTATTCCATGGAACAAAAAATATCCCGCAAGGAAAATTTGAAAGTATTATTTTAGATGCTGGTGGGTATTGCAACGCTTATACTAATTATGATGTAACTTATTATTATCAATTATTGCCTGCACACGAATTTAAATTAGGTCTTTGGGCAGAATCAGAGAGAATGTTACATCCGGTAATTACATCAGAAGGTATTAATCGAGAAAGAGAGATTGTAAAGGAAGAAAAAAGAATGCGTTACGATAGTAAACCATTGGGTAATTCTTACTTTGAAATGATGTCTAAACTATTTTCTGATGAAACTTACGGACACAATATGATTGGTTCTATGGAAGATCTTAATGCGGCTTCTAAAGAAGATTTTGATGCATTTTTAAAAACGTATTACACTCCTAATAATGCCTGTTTAGTAGTTTCTGGTAATATTGATATTAAAGAAACTAAAAAATGGATAAAGCTTTATTTTAAAGATATTCCGAAAGGGAAAAAGATAAAAAGACCTATAAAGTTTGATAGAATATCTGGACTCGAAAAGCATACAGAAAGAACTGTAAAAGGCCTAAAAGGAGAATCTATATTAGTAGGATATCCGTTAATGTCACAAAGTGATGCAGATGCTCCTGCAATGCAAATAATAAATGCTATTTTATCTGGTAGTAGTAATTATTCCTATTTTGAAAATCATCTAAATTTAAAGAAAGATACCATTATTAAACGTATTAAATCTTCAGTTGATTTTTGGGAAAAGGAAGGAACATTGCGTATTACTGCAAATGTTGAGAGTAAAAATAGTGAACCTTATTTACTAGAAAAATTAGAGGAACAAATAATGCTTTTAAAAAATGAGCATGTAGACGCTGTTGTATTGCAACAAGTAAAAAAGCAATTCGAATCTGCTCATGTAGATTACTTTTATCATGCAGAAACATTTGCAGATAAGGTAACTAATTATTATCACTTATATAATAAAACATCAGACATTAGAAATCTTATAGATGATTTTAATAAGGTAACAGCGGATGACATTCAGCGAGTTGCTAAAAAATATTTAGATAAAAAGAATCGAGTAGTAATTGTTTACCACCCAGAATAA
- a CDS encoding M16 family metallopeptidase, which yields MKNIYILIFAICFSFKAIAQVDRSMPPEADEPVKLNVGKLIPIQLDNGLRIYLAPVKEYPKFTISVNIELPGYDEEERLAEKKILNSAYSNKLSEKYPKGEIDSISNYYGALLNASMYGGTIKGMKQDVNLLLDVYVDALLHPVITDAYIQKRQEEQVEKDKKKISKVNTPKRPFSIEKIIDSLLFGNEKKVIETQEKVKANYNGLTVSDIENFKNDRIVSNNSLIVVVGDFTEKECKELMMRYFGAWKSGEPYVKNSPINKKTSIIKKRKIVVVDAPNAVQSDISFRWHLGDAYTYFKDDIKLQVLNEIFGASQLSYLYKNLREDKGLCYFIRSSVGASAVGGRGTVRTSVRNNQTAYAIENIILEMLRLRNGKVSASDLKIAKNSLIGSYTRSLNAIAPIPYITFAMQKDDYNLPDDYLQSKVEKYYAVNVDDIMAMSQKYIDPFKSVIYIKGKVSELKGTLEKFGDVIYFDEKGNTIE from the coding sequence ATGAAAAATATTTATATATTAATATTTGCTATTTGTTTTAGCTTTAAGGCTATTGCACAAGTAGATCGTTCTATGCCTCCAGAAGCAGATGAGCCTGTAAAATTAAATGTAGGTAAATTAATTCCGATACAATTAGACAACGGACTTCGTATTTATTTAGCTCCGGTAAAAGAGTATCCAAAATTTACAATATCGGTAAATATAGAATTACCGGGTTATGATGAGGAAGAAAGATTAGCAGAAAAGAAAATTTTAAATTCAGCGTATTCAAATAAACTATCAGAGAAATACCCTAAAGGAGAAATTGATTCTATATCTAATTACTACGGCGCTTTGTTAAATGCGAGTATGTATGGTGGTACAATTAAAGGGATGAAACAAGACGTAAACCTTTTGTTAGATGTGTATGTAGATGCATTATTACATCCTGTTATTACGGATGCGTACATTCAAAAAAGACAAGAAGAACAGGTTGAAAAAGATAAGAAGAAAATATCAAAAGTAAATACACCTAAAAGGCCGTTTTCGATAGAAAAAATTATAGATTCCTTGTTATTTGGCAATGAGAAGAAAGTTATTGAAACTCAAGAAAAAGTGAAAGCTAATTATAATGGTTTAACAGTTTCTGATATTGAAAACTTTAAAAATGATAGAATTGTATCTAATAATTCTTTAATAGTAGTTGTTGGAGATTTTACAGAAAAAGAATGTAAAGAATTAATGATGCGTTATTTTGGTGCTTGGAAATCTGGAGAACCTTATGTTAAGAATAGCCCTATAAATAAAAAAACTTCTATTATTAAAAAAAGGAAAATAGTGGTTGTAGATGCGCCAAATGCAGTTCAGTCTGATATTTCTTTTAGATGGCATTTAGGGGATGCATATACTTATTTTAAAGATGATATTAAGTTACAAGTGTTAAATGAAATTTTTGGAGCGAGTCAACTATCCTATTTGTATAAAAATTTAAGAGAAGATAAAGGGCTTTGTTATTTTATACGATCTTCTGTTGGAGCTTCTGCTGTTGGTGGTAGAGGAACTGTTCGTACAAGTGTACGTAATAATCAAACGGCGTATGCTATAGAAAACATCATTTTAGAAATGTTGCGATTAAGAAACGGAAAAGTAAGCGCTTCAGATTTAAAAATTGCTAAAAACAGTTTAATTGGTAGTTATACACGATCTTTAAATGCAATTGCCCCAATTCCGTATATTACGTTTGCCATGCAAAAAGATGATTATAATTTACCTGATGATTATTTACAAAGTAAAGTAGAAAAATATTATGCAGTAAATGTTGATGATATTATGGCAATGTCTCAAAAATATATAGATCCTTTTAAATCGGTTATTTATATTAAAGGTAAAGTTTCTGAACTAAAAGGGACGCTAGAAAAATTTGGAGATGTAATATACTTTGATGAAAAAGGAAATACAATAGAATAA